CTGATGAGGAAATGATCGTCTCGGGGTCTGGAAAAGGAATGTGGTATGGAGTACCTGTACCTCTCGTAGTCGTAGTACGAGAGGCGCTGCCAAATTGTTCGGTCGTCCGGGTATGGAATGGTGTGTGGCGTCTAGCAACACGGGCGTGAGCTTAGACTCGACGCGCACGTACGTCCGTGCCTCCAACTCGACATATTGTCCCGATCGACGCGCCCAGGTACGCACGAAGCCGTTGCATCAATAATTTGCTACTTCTTCCGTTCCATATTatttgtcgctgatttagtacaactttgtattaaatcagagacaagtaatatggaacggagggagtaactcgcAAAAAAAAAATCAATAATTTGCTACCACTGTTATACTCCAGTACTATATACGCATATACAATGAAATTAAGGGCATCTGCAACGAcaacccgcaaatttcctcccgtATCCATCCGCGGACAGGGGAACCAGTCTGCGGACATGGATGTGAGAGGCCACCATCCAATCGTAGCCGTATACAGTCAGCCTTCCTCGTTTTTCTAAGTCCGCACGGTCAAATAGCCGCATATAAATGGTAGAAATgttcaaatagccgcatgcagCAGTAGTTCAAATTTACAaaaattcaaatattacatcccagCATTGTTTACCCTTTAACCGTCCACTGATACTCAATCAGATCTTTTTCAGCTGCTCGTGAGTTGgtcgatgccgaatttgttgatgcatttgaataaactttTCAAATATGGCCGGATCTTGGTCCGGAAATTGAATAGGATCACCAATGTTCTCAAATTCCAGAGATGCGGCAGCGTTGTCACCCTCATCCTCAACGATTATGTTGTGCAtaatcacacaacatgtcatcacctcccacaaggtcttcGGATCCCATTGTTTACCAGGTCCACGAACAACTGCAGAACAGGCTGGCAGAAATACAAATGCCCTCTCAGACATCCTTTCTAgctgcttcttgtctttgggcaaagtgagccTTTTTCTGGCCAACTGGATTAGAGGTGATGCTGACAaaggtagtgttggggaacgtagtatttcaaaaaaattacctacgatcacgcaagatctatctaggagaagcataacaacaagcggggagagtgtgaccacgtaccctcgtagaccgaaagcggaagcgtttagtaatgcggttgatgtagtcgaacgtcttcgcgatccaaccaatcaagtaccgaacgcacggtacctccggcacatgttcagctcggtgacgtccctcgaactcttgatccagctgaggccgagggagagtttcatcagcacgacggcgtggtgacggtgatgatgaagttaccggcgcagggcttcgcctaagcactacgacgatatgaccaaggtgtaaaactgtggagggggggcaccgcacacggcaaaagatcaacttgtgtccatggggtgccccctcccccgtatataaaggagggaaggaggaggccggccggccacaaggggcgcgccaagggggaggaatcctactcctagtaggagtaggtttccccatttcctagtccaactaggaggagaaggaaggagagggagagggagagggaaagaggggatgcgccccctcccctagtcctattcggactccccttgggaggggggcgcgccacctcctagctgcttccctctctctcccctaaggcccactaagggcCCATAacttcccgaggggttccggtaaccctccggcactccggttttatccgaaactttccggaacacttccggtgttcgaacaacatggtccaatatgtaaatcttgatgtctcgaccattttgagactcctcatcatgtccgtggtctcatccgggactccgaacaaccttcgatacatcaaatcacataaactcataataccaatcgtcatcgaacgttaagcgtgcggaccctacgggttcgagaactatgtaggcatgaccgagacacctctccattcaataaccaatagcggaacctagatgctcatattggctcctacatattctacgaagatctttatcggtcaagccgcataacaacatacgttgttccctttgtcatcggtatgttacttgcctgagatttgatcgtcggtatcactatacttagttcaatctcgttaccgacaagtttctttactcgttccgtaatgcatcgtcccgcaagtaactcattagtcacattgcttgcaaggcttatagtgatgtgcattaccgagagggcccagagaaacctatccgacaatcggagtgacaaatcctaatctcgatctatgccaactcaacaaacacaatcagagacacctgtagatcatctttataatcacccagttacgttgtgacgtttgatagcacactaagtgttccttcggtatttgggagttgcataatctcatagtcataggaacatgtataagtcgtgaagaaagcaatagcaataaactaaacgatcatagtgctaagctaacggatgggtcatgtcaatcacatcattctctaatgatgtgatctcgttcatcaaatgacaactcatgtctatggctaggaaacttaaccatctttgattaacgagctggtcaagtacaggcatactagtgacactttgtttgtctatgtattcacacaagtactaagtttccggttaatacaattctagcatgaataataaacatttatcatgatataaggaaacataaataacaactttattattgcctctagggcatatttccttcaggtagaccacagaggatagataccgtcaaccaGATAGTAGCTCATGTCGTACTCATGATCGTTGGCAGTATAGTGCCAAGGAGTAGCTTTTCCTTCAGCCAGCCTCGCAAACAACGGCGATTGCTGCAGCCCATTGATGTCATTCTGAGACTCGGGATGCCAACGAAATcatgccaaatccaaagatcctgtgatgcaactgcttcaagaatgatggtgggctcCTTAACATGACCCTGCTATTGCCCTTGTAAAGCTTTCggacagttcttccattttcaACGCATGCAGTCAAGAGATTCAAGCAAACCTAGCCACCCTCTTGCTTCTAAGATTGCCAAGAGCCTTTCGGTGTCTGCCacagttggttctctcaggtactgAGGTCCGAACACCTCGACCACGGTAGTTGCAAACCTGACCAAGGCATCTCCGCATGTGCTTTCAAACATCCATAGGTACTCGTCCCATGAATCAACGGCCGTGCCATATGCAAACATCCGGAGTGCATGCGTGAACTTCTGAACCAGAGAAGCCAATCGTTCCCACGACGTCCTTCTTCAGAATGAAGTAGTCATCGTAGGACTGGACACCATGCTACAAACGGCCGAAGACAGTCTTGCGTATCCGAAAACGCCGGTGAAAATGGTCAGCGAATAGTGCATCTGGGGCAAAGTAGTCGGCCATCAGTGTTAAATGGCCGCGCGCCCTATTGCGGTTGAGTAATCGACGACCCTTGATCGAGCCCTTGAAATTAAAAACATGCTCCTCCGCATGCTCCGAGTCTTCACGGACAGCCTACATCATCGCCGTCTCATCGGAGTACTCCAGCTCGTCCAACGAGCTGTCGGATGACTCAACATACTGCTCATATATGTACTTCAAATCAGAATCCATTGCtagaaagaagaagggaaaactGTTTTAGCTCCGGCAATTCATCCAACAGTTGCCGGGTATGGTGAGTACAGCAGTAGCAGATGGTACCTGGCGGGGCGGTCGGAGGACATGGATTGAACAGGCACAGAGGAGAAACAGGGTGGAGCCCCGCTGGAGCGTTGGAGGTGTCGGAGATGTAGAGTTCTGGTAGGGGTGTGGCGTGGCAGCCAGGGTGGTGGAGCGACGGCGAAGACATGGAAGAAAGAAGGAAGGAGACAATATGTGGAGGATGGAGTCGCAAGGTTCGtgaagggttttgggtgggccgaGGGGTGTGAGATTCCTATGTTTCTAGTGTCCGGACTCCAGCAAAGCTCCCCAACATTTGTCTCCGATTTGCGGGAGAAAATGTGTCCGGACCGACCCACAGACCGATACCGACCCACGTTGGATGGCTTCCCCGGTCCAAACAGCGCGATCCAAACGTATGCGGGCGGTTTGCgggtccgccttggagatgccctaaacaGGGGTTGAAGGTTCAGTGCTGCAAGTAAACTTTTCCTCTGTCACGGTGGTATCCGTGAGATCGGGGCGGGTAAGAGGGAGGGATTTTGTGCACGCAGGGTTGGGACACGCAGGTGGTGGGCCAGGAATCTGTGCCAAGATTTGGAAATCTATTTGTGTATAGCGTTTTACCTAGTTTAATATTTGGTATGTGTGTGTAATGTCATTGTATATCGAAGCCATATATCTAATCTTGTCGGTCATGTGGGGTAGCCTATAATATACAACAAGACTTGTTATTCTCCGCATCTCCTGAAGTACATATAGGGTATCAACAACAAGTGGACTTTTCTATCTGAAGATTTTTGTAAAAAAAAGTATGTTGTACTTGTATATTTCTTATCCATAAATGTTTGTTCTTGTACAACAATTTAAAATGTATAATATTGGTTGAATCTCGTCGTTGATGTTTTTCTTTTGTGTGTGGATGATTCAACTCACTAGTTTAGTTTGTAGTACCTATATGTTGGATATACCAAGTCGGTGTACTATGAAATGCTACGGTCTTGAATCTTACAAGGGGAATTACACTGCTACTTGTGTTGACATGTACCTAAAAACAAATTGCATTAAGTTAGACCTCCGAGAACTCGTCACCGCCACTGTCGCCACTATCTCTACCGCCCACCACATTGCGGGGATGACGGTCAACATGGTCTACGCCCCTACTCACCGGGCAAGGCACCGACTGTGTAACCCCGCGACACGGTGGTGATGGCTTTCGTGGGACCCAAGCGGTGGCGGCCTCCCATGATCTACTTTTCTTCGTTGTCAGTGGTGGCCGCGAACATGCCGTTCTCCGCCAACATGGCTTCTTTCCCCATATGTCTAACGCATTGCCGTCATTGCTCGCAGCAGATATGCTGGGAGATGGCGTTGTCCAGCCTGGGAGAGCGAGTAGGGGGGTGGCGATGGTGATGGTGGCGGCGCCGAATTCAGAGGGTTTGCCGGGCAAGCCAACCTGTATCAGGTTGGCTCGTCGGGCAACCCAGGCAGCTGCAATGCCGAAGAACTTCTTCTTCCATTCGTCGGAGGCCATATGGCGGGTGTTGTATAAGGAGGAGGTCGAGAGAGAGGAGGTGAGGTGTGGTTCTTGCCCGGCGCCTAGACACGTTTTTATAGCGGGCGGATGCGAGGAGCTAGTCGGAGAGGTGTTTAATTCTCGCGGGCACATGAATGGACATGTGGTACTCGGAGCGCCGGAGTAGGTTCCTCGGCACACACGCCGGCCCAATGGAGGTAGATGGGTAGAGGGATGCCGTTTCAAGGCGGAGAGAAGGCGTGCGCAGTGGGCAACGGTCGGTGCTGCCAGCCGGCGAGCCGCTTCAGTGCCGGCTCTAGTGAGCGGTCGCGACTGCTCTgggccggcatgaatgcgggcagcttgCTACGGGAGGGAACGTGCACAGGCACGGGAAAGGCGTTTTTGGTGGGCTAGGTTAGTCAGACGCGGACGCCCGTAAACACGAGTTTGTCTCGTGTTTGCGGAAAAAAATGCGCCGAGACCGCCGAATGGGCCGAGGCAGGACCGCAATTGATGACAGAACATGTCCGGACGCGGTTCAAACGGTTGCGGATGGTTTGGagtcggtgttggagatgcccttccGCATATACGAAGCCAAGGAAAGAAAATCATGTAGTTTTAGTACAGAAAACCATGTGTGGCCTCGCATGGTACAGGAACCACGTGCTCCATTTCGATGTGCCATATGCAAATCAATCGTTCAGGAACGAATTAACATGCCTGATTAATTAGATTGAAGAAGCTGTACCTAGAGCCAgggctccgcctcctccttctccttctccaagaAAAAAAGTTAGGGTTCGTGTCTCTCGCCGGTGCCGgtgcaggtccgcctcgtctccgatggcctagggccatggaggcgcggtggatcctcgcaagtgccggcgggagggcttcgtttttagtcgttttttttaatcttgttagggtttgtgtcctactcaggaaggcgggacggcggcggctttctgaagatggaataaaggtttCTCCGCCTAGTTTCcattccggcggtgcgtctagcatcgttggtgggcgtgtggatgTGTGTTTCCGGTAGATCTATCTTTGGTCATGGCATTGGTCCCCGCATCGTCTCGCGCAGGCGACTCGGGGGCGATTACGTTTTCCCCCGAGCGCCGCCACCCTCGTCTGCCTCCCCTCGCCGCCGTTGCCGGCGGCCTCCGGCCGGCCCGCGGTGGCGGTGGGAccccttccacctcctcctccgtccATCCCCGCGTTGGTCCCCCTCCCTGCTCACCCGCCTCGTCCTCGGCGGCGCGAGGCTGCGTGGAGATCGCCGCCGCCGGTTCGTCCTGATGGTCTCCCCGCGGGCTGGGGCCGTGCCTCCTGCCGCCGGCCGGCCTGGCCGTTGTTGGCTGCTTCCCCGTCCGGTGGGCTGCTTCCTCTGCTTGGAGCGGCCAGATCTGGATCATGGTGTTGGGGTGCTTGGAGGGGGTCGGTCTGGGATGGGGCCTCAGAGTGGTGCTCGTTGCGGTGGCTGGAGCGGCCAGCTTCGCGCGAGCTGCTCGTCTCTTCGGAGATGGGTGAGTGTGGCTCTTTGGATCTAGGGCGGCGACCCTTCCAGCGAGACTCCATTGGCTTGACCGGTGCTCGTTGGTGCTGGCCGTTCTTCCTCGGCcgcgggggcggcgaggcggcggcagtgGTGCGGGCGTCTCGgcggcgcccgatccagatctgaaggcCTCAGTCTACTTCAACCAGGGCTGCCTCCGATGGTCCTGTTTTGGGCGGCCTTTGTCGCCGGAGTTGTACCTGTTTGGCGGCTGGAGGTGGGAGGTGGCTCCGGTGGGAGGTGGCTCCGGTGGGAGGTGGCTCCGGAGAAATCTGAGGCCAGCAGTGCTGGTCACGACGGCGGCGACGCCCGAGGGCGCCGTACCCTTCTTGTAGGCGCCGTCCAGGTtgcctccttcccctcttccttccaCCCAGCTCGTATGCCGGGCGAAAGCCCAAATCCTTGCCGGATCGAGCGACAGCGGCGCTCCGGGCGTCGTCACCCTCTGGGGGTGTCGTCGTGGTGAGCTTGGGGTGGATGTGATGCTTTGGTTGCTTGGCGGCGGATTGGTCTTCAGCAGCCCTGCCAGTCTCGacggagcggtgcttcatcctactcattgatggcggcgtatctcggcggcgtggcgcagtggagattcGGCGTCCGATGTGTGGCGATGGACTCGCGCAGAAGGACGAAGCTGTCTGGTgtcgtggtgacgtcgatggctgaggccagacaaggtagaagcctcaatttgatctgaagacggacctgtggaagatggcggcgacgacacatgagtgcgtctgaccggattgtgtcccagacccggtatgtggctcggctggggcttccgaatgtgttttggcttccggcttttgatgttaggcttaggtgagtggtctgggtagtggcccagctagcaccccttcatcattttggataggagtagcggcatatgttgccaagatggtggattcaggcacattgttgtaatactttgtaaggtcctagagaataatcaataaagtggccatatgcatctcccagatgcagaggccgggagtcatcctccttttcttaaaaaaaaaagatctatctttggtggatttggtcggatctcgtcgttgttcgtctacgttcgtgtgtcttcggtttggatccttccgatctacgttatttttcatcggtagcggttgctgttctggggtgctggtcctatggggtcttagtACGACGACTTCCCGAtagtctactacaacaagttgtgcccggctccggcgatggaggggcgatgacggcggcgcgccttcggctcgcttcggtgcttgtagtcgtcgctaggtggtttacggatctgaatgtaatttttatttctgatgttcgctgtactgccatgattgaagataaatagattgaaagtttttcaaaaaaaaacatgccTGATTAATCCCAGGAATTAGGGGGAACCTTGTGTGCTGGGTGCGCTGAGAGATACTAATGTCGTGCCTGATCGAGGGCAGGAGCCGACGCGCGCAAGCTGCGGTGCGCTGGGTTGGGCTGCACGCCGATCTCGTCCCGGTGTCGTGTCCCGCCCAGCGACACAAAAACTACTAGCCCTCATCGTGGTGCTATCCCTGCAGTTTGCTCCAACCCCAAGACCCAAAGCCCCAGCGGCCAGCGCTATATCCATCCCCTCCCCGTCCCGCTCTTCCACTGCACCACCCACACAGCGCAGCTCGCAACAAAGCCTGCCAAGTCCCAGCCAGCTGAGAGCTAGCAGCAGGAAGCGAACCAACTCGCCCCCCGGTCGCTCGTCGGAGCCAAGAAAGGCAACGCAGCATGTGCAACCTCATCACGATCCCGTCGGTCGCCTGGCTGCGCCGCGCCGTGCGCCGGTGGCGGGCCCGCCGCTCCACCTCAGCTATTGTTCCGTCGGGGCACGTCGCGGTCTGCGCGGAGGGCGCGCGGTTCATGGTGCGGCTGGCGCACCTCAGCCACCCGGCCTTCCTGGAGCTGCTGCGGCAGGCGGAGGAAGAGTACGGCTTCCCGACCGGCGCCTCCGGCCCCGTCGCGCTCCCCTGCGACGAGGACCGCCTCCGCGACGTCCTCCGCCGCGTCTCCTCCCCGTCCCACTCCGAGGAGCCGCGCCGCCCctccttctgccgccgccgccgccgcggcgactCGCGGCCGCTGCTGCAGGGGGT
This region of Triticum aestivum cultivar Chinese Spring chromosome 2D, IWGSC CS RefSeq v2.1, whole genome shotgun sequence genomic DNA includes:
- the LOC123050243 gene encoding auxin-responsive protein SAUR21-like; translated protein: MCNLITIPSVAWLRRAVRRWRARRSTSAIVPSGHVAVCAEGARFMVRLAHLSHPAFLELLRQAEEEYGFPTGASGPVALPCDEDRLRDVLRRVSSPSHSEEPRRPSFCRRRRRGDSRPLLQGVAFP